Proteins co-encoded in one Alcanivorax sp. genomic window:
- the ybaK gene encoding Cys-tRNA(Pro) deacylase: MTPAVQAAKKAKVKHRLLSYEHDPKAESYGMEAAELLGLPAAQVFKTLVALVDDQPVVAMVPVAHQLDLKFLAKAHGGKKAVMCPPDKAQRLTGYVLGGISPLGQKKRLPLYLDNSAEAQEEIYMSAGRRGLEIAMAPGDLLNLTGGKPATLVRD; the protein is encoded by the coding sequence ATGACGCCAGCGGTTCAGGCGGCCAAAAAGGCAAAGGTCAAGCACCGACTGCTCAGTTACGAGCATGATCCCAAGGCGGAAAGTTATGGCATGGAGGCGGCGGAGCTGCTGGGATTGCCTGCGGCGCAGGTGTTCAAGACACTGGTTGCCCTGGTGGATGATCAACCGGTAGTGGCCATGGTACCGGTGGCCCATCAGCTGGATCTGAAGTTTCTCGCCAAAGCCCATGGCGGCAAGAAGGCAGTGATGTGCCCGCCGGACAAGGCGCAACGCCTGACGGGGTATGTGCTGGGCGGGATTAGTCCGTTGGGCCAGAAAAAGCGGTTGCCTCTGTACTTGGATAACAGTGCAGAAGCGCAGGAGGAAATCTACATGAGCGCCGGCCGCCGCGGCCTGGAAATCGCCATGGCACCGGGGGACCTGCTCAACCTCACCGGCGGCAAACCTGCCACCCTCGTTCGCGACTGA
- a CDS encoding tetratricopeptide repeat protein codes for MKQLKGLTGLLLLGMLLTGCAVRAPAPPAAPMEASVELEGSPALSLLHKSQAARQQGQTAAAERYLERALNIAPDSSWLYKSLADLRLFEGDARSAEGFALKALRLAPEHPEYRAELWQMVATARERQGDKAGAEDARARAADALAAGQPV; via the coding sequence ATGAAGCAATTGAAAGGACTAACGGGGTTGCTGCTGCTGGGAATGCTGCTGACTGGTTGTGCGGTACGTGCGCCGGCGCCCCCGGCGGCGCCCATGGAAGCCAGTGTGGAGCTGGAAGGCTCGCCGGCACTGTCCTTGCTGCACAAGTCGCAGGCGGCTCGGCAACAGGGGCAAACCGCTGCGGCGGAACGCTATCTGGAGCGGGCCCTGAATATCGCCCCGGACTCCTCCTGGTTGTACAAATCACTGGCGGATCTGCGCCTGTTTGAGGGCGACGCCCGCAGTGCCGAAGGGTTTGCTCTCAAGGCTCTTCGGCTGGCCCCGGAACACCCGGAGTATCGTGCCGAGCTATGGCAGATGGTGGCCACTGCCCGGGAGCGTCAGGGCGACAAGGCGGGGGCGGAAGACGCCCGGGCCCGCGCAGCGGATGCGCTGGCGGCGGGGCAGCCGGTATGA
- the mrcB gene encoding penicillin-binding protein 1B, whose amino-acid sequence MAKKTNNSRKTPARSRGQTARKKSPARKKPVKGRRWFSWSFVAKVSVVLLVIAAAGLAYLDAMVRQRFDAHAWQLPARVYARPVELYEGRVLSREDMLKLLDLMRYRRDARASTPGSFSAQGNSLLIHTRGFRDSDGGERPKRIRLSLSGGEIRSLQAGGEGLARLEPLQIGSIHPQHAEDRVLVPLDEVPPLLVDMLIATEDQSFYEHHGISLRGLARAMLANLKAGRLVQGGSTLTQQLVKNFWLTSDRTLSRKLLEMPMALLLELHYSKQQILEAYLNEVYLGQDGARAIHGMGLGAQFLFGRPLQELEPHQLATLVALLKGPSWYDPRRRPERAMERRNTVLSVALEQGALSQADYDKYSARPLEVVPRGASALYAFPAFIDLVRRQLARDYPPEVLSDEGLNIHSTLDVLAQLAAEGALREHLDNRDPKQDKKLNGAVVVVAPAQGDVLALVSNRNSREAGFNRALDAQRPMGSLAKPAVILAAVQQPKTWSLATLVEDGPIQVAMPNGDLWEPQNFDKQARGAMPMADVLAQSRNQATARLGLDVGLDKVAGTMETLGVTRNVPRYPSILLGSLALTPFEVAMMYQPLATGGFSTRLRSITDVLDKEGEPLARYPVSADEVVDAGPAFLTQWAMQQVVENGTARSARAYLPEDLKVAGKTGTSDDFRDAWFAGFSANHLAVVWVGRDDNGNAGITGSSGALPVWAQLMGKLPQRSLSQNPPAGVEWVWMNPNGKQVSAEGCGEARRYPMLEASIPQDADGCGTVKHTGEGIKGWFKGLFD is encoded by the coding sequence ATGGCGAAAAAGACGAACAATTCCCGAAAGACCCCGGCGCGATCGCGGGGGCAAACTGCACGCAAGAAATCGCCGGCACGCAAAAAGCCGGTAAAGGGGCGGCGCTGGTTCAGCTGGTCCTTTGTGGCCAAGGTCTCGGTGGTGCTGCTGGTGATCGCTGCCGCAGGGCTGGCCTATCTGGATGCCATGGTGCGTCAGCGTTTTGATGCCCATGCCTGGCAGCTGCCGGCACGGGTGTATGCGCGGCCGGTGGAGCTGTACGAGGGGCGGGTGCTTTCCCGCGAAGACATGCTCAAGCTGCTGGACCTGATGCGTTACCGGCGTGACGCCCGGGCCTCCACTCCCGGGAGTTTTTCTGCCCAGGGCAACAGCTTGCTAATCCATACCCGTGGTTTCCGGGACAGTGACGGTGGCGAGCGCCCGAAACGTATCCGCCTGTCCCTGTCCGGCGGTGAGATTCGTTCCCTGCAGGCAGGGGGGGAAGGGCTGGCCCGTCTGGAGCCGCTGCAGATTGGCAGTATTCATCCCCAGCATGCCGAAGACCGGGTGCTGGTGCCGCTGGATGAAGTGCCCCCCTTGCTGGTGGACATGCTGATTGCTACCGAAGACCAAAGTTTCTATGAGCACCATGGCATTTCCCTGCGCGGGCTGGCCCGGGCCATGCTTGCCAACCTGAAGGCCGGGCGCCTGGTGCAGGGGGGGAGCACCCTCACCCAGCAGCTGGTGAAGAATTTCTGGCTTACCTCGGATCGCACCTTGTCTCGCAAGTTGCTGGAAATGCCCATGGCGCTGCTGCTGGAGCTGCACTACAGCAAGCAACAGATCCTGGAGGCCTATCTGAATGAGGTATACCTGGGACAGGATGGCGCCCGTGCCATTCATGGCATGGGGCTGGGGGCCCAGTTCCTGTTCGGGCGCCCGCTGCAGGAGCTGGAGCCACATCAACTGGCTACCCTGGTGGCCTTGCTCAAGGGGCCCAGCTGGTATGACCCGCGCCGGCGTCCTGAGCGAGCCATGGAACGCCGCAACACGGTATTGAGCGTGGCGCTGGAGCAGGGAGCCCTGTCCCAGGCGGACTACGACAAATACAGCGCCCGGCCCCTGGAAGTGGTGCCGCGCGGTGCTTCTGCCCTGTATGCGTTCCCGGCCTTTATCGATCTGGTTCGTCGTCAGCTGGCCCGGGACTATCCTCCTGAAGTTCTCAGTGATGAAGGTCTCAACATTCATTCCACGCTGGATGTGCTGGCCCAGCTGGCGGCAGAAGGCGCGCTCAGGGAGCATCTGGATAACCGGGATCCGAAGCAGGACAAGAAGCTCAATGGGGCGGTGGTGGTGGTGGCGCCGGCCCAGGGGGATGTATTGGCGCTGGTGAGTAACCGCAACTCCCGGGAAGCCGGGTTCAACCGGGCCCTGGATGCCCAGCGTCCCATGGGGTCTCTGGCCAAGCCGGCAGTGATCCTCGCCGCGGTGCAGCAACCGAAAACCTGGTCTCTGGCGACCTTGGTGGAGGACGGCCCGATTCAGGTGGCCATGCCCAATGGCGATCTCTGGGAACCTCAGAATTTCGACAAGCAGGCCCGGGGTGCCATGCCCATGGCGGATGTGCTGGCCCAGTCCCGCAATCAGGCTACCGCCCGGTTGGGGCTGGATGTGGGGCTGGACAAGGTGGCCGGCACCATGGAAACCCTGGGGGTGACGCGGAATGTGCCACGCTACCCGAGTATTCTGCTGGGCAGCCTGGCGTTGACGCCCTTTGAAGTGGCAATGATGTATCAACCGCTGGCCACCGGCGGCTTTAGCACCCGGCTGCGTTCCATCACCGATGTGCTGGACAAGGAGGGTGAACCGCTGGCCCGCTATCCGGTGAGTGCGGATGAAGTGGTGGATGCCGGCCCCGCGTTCCTGACCCAGTGGGCCATGCAGCAGGTGGTGGAAAATGGCACGGCCCGTTCTGCGCGGGCCTATTTGCCGGAGGACCTGAAAGTGGCCGGCAAGACCGGGACCAGTGATGATTTCCGCGATGCCTGGTTCGCCGGTTTTTCCGCCAATCACCTGGCGGTGGTCTGGGTAGGCCGGGATGATAATGGCAATGCTGGTATCACGGGGTCCAGTGGTGCGCTGCCGGTGTGGGCACAGCTGATGGGCAAGCTGCCCCAGCGCAGTCTCTCGCAGAATCCGCCTGCCGGTGTGGAGTGGGTATGGATGAACCCCAACGGCAAACAGGTCAGCGCGGAAGGTTGTGGTGAAGCCCGCCGTTACCCCATGCTGGAGGCCTCGATTCCCCAGGATGCGGATGGCTGCGGTACGGTCAAGCATACTGGCGAGGGCATCAAGGGCTGGTTCAAGGGACTATTTGATTAA